The genomic stretch tatctgaatcttgaatgtgattgataaaggtgtctgtctgaatgaaccttttattttgactatatcaggaggataaataacctgcaaagaaaagttagcttcatgctatgtcatgatgtatgagatgtttcgtgttatgctaaaataaatgcgaatgttgtatgcatgcgtatgctgtgaaatgatgtaatgaatgagttatgcgtatgagaagttctgcttggggactctactggggaaaataaatccccatctactgattggagatatttgtaacgatgaccctttctcggcagggggttcttgattctgtctgatggtagaaatattccacagatcttggctgaggatggatgagatgatcaatctgtctaatgatgccgacctctgttggggagtaactggctgtgccggggaatactgctaatttcttctgaggaataacagacttgctgggggaatagaattggtagcggattcattggaagcatgattagaccttttccttgatcctgaagtcgggtagtaattgctattgctattctatgcatgtatttttggtaaacatcagtcatattcaaatgcacatattaattcaaattaaatcaatggacatttacgcaaccaaaacagaaaagtaaaaacaaaagcatcttttttttgaaagagggttgtattgattttgaaaggaggcctataaacaggcaatttgtgtacaaagagacagaaatcctagtaagaggaaattgtcgaaaacaaagagaaagctatgtggaagaagtcctattgattttaagcctactactgtcattatgtcttcgagcatctcatcccttgctgtcggatagaagtgattggcttggtcagtccctcgaacttggatgaaagttgattgagaacgggacatagtcatacgctttaatccctaatttttgcctggaccgccttttcaggttttcagtccaccaggatacccttttttgcccaagccgccttttcaggttttcgacttgccgggtgtacattttttttatatatccctaatttttgcccgaacccttttggttcgccgggatgcccttacttttgcctagatacgtcgatctagcgggtctcttttatgcgtagtattttttaactatgtccgcgttcacgggatgtgggaagtcttcaccatccattgtagcgagtatcatggctccacctgagaataccttcttaactacaaatggcccttcgtatgtgggagtccatttgcctctggggtcagtttgtggtaggatgatgcgttttatcaccaagtcgcccatttgatacacttgtctcttgacccttttgttgaatgccctggtcatgcgcttctgatatatctgcccgtgacatacagccgcaagtctcttctcatcaatcaaatgtatctgatcgagtcgagtctgaatccattcgtcctcgtctaagcccgcctctttcatgatccttagagagggaatctgaacctctactggtaaaacggcttccattccgtagactaaagagaaaggagtggcccctgtcgaagttcgtaccgaagtacgataaccatgaagagcaaatggtaacatctcatgccagtctttgtatgttaccgtcatcttttgtataatcttcttaatattcttattagccgcttctacagcgccgttcgtctttggccggtacggagaagagttatggtgttttattttgaactgcgtgcagagttcagtaatcatcttgttgttcaaattagtgccattgtcagtgataattctctcagggacgccgtatcggcagatgaggctgttcttgatgaatcgtgccaccacattcttagtaacagaagcaaatgaggctgcctccacccactttgtgaagtaatcaatagcaacaaggatgaaacgatgtccattagaggcggtaggtttaatctcgccaatcatatcaatgccccacattgcaaagggccaaggcgctgtcaacacgtttaatggagcaggaggcacatgtactttatccgtatagatctggcacttatgacaagttctggagtgatggtggcaatcagtttccatggtagaccaataataccctgatctcagaatcttcttggccatcgtatgtccactagaatgagtcccaaagataccgtcgtgcatgtcttccataatcttctctgattcctttctatccacacagcgaagcaaagtcgaatcatggttacgtttgtacaatattccattactcaaaaagaatttagcggagaacttcctcagaaatttcctgtcattgatggatgtcccttcagggtattcttgagcttctaaatatctttttatctcgtggtaccaaggcttctcttctacttcatcagcgttaagttcataacaatatgctggttcgtctagtcgttcaatggtaatccggggagcttcattgtcccatctgactctgaacatagatgacatggtagctaatgcgtctgccaactggttctcctctcgtggaatatgttcgaatgtgatctcttcaaagtatgggattaatgtcaacactcgttctcgataagggatgagattcggatgtttagtgtctcaatcacaggccatgtactgtgtgagatactctggataccgtgtgggttcattccatcagtagataatgccaagcgaaggtttcttgattcttctccaaattcaggataatcattatcaattttcaaccactgtggtgaatctgccggatgtcgatactttccatctataattctttcatctgcatgccaggtcaagtgtcttgaatcggtttcactacgaaacatgcgtctaaatctcggaataacaggaaaataccacaagacttttgctggagagAACTTGTTCTTAaatcgcgagacaccgcatttaggacactcatttaatgatgcatactcatttcgaaacaaaacgcaatcgtttggacatgcatgtatcttatcatagctcatgccaatagagcacaacatctttttggtctcatatgttcgattgggaagaacattatcctcaggaagcatatctttcaaaagggctaataaccctgtgaaacttttatccgaccatccattgcccgcctttaagttgtacaactttaataccgcagacaatcttgtgaatttagtgcaaccatcatacaaaggtttctctgcatcacttaccaacctctcaaacatttcgggacaatccttaagatttccttcaagtgcttctgcaatctcttcaactcgatcacaatcgtatgtatctgcgccactatagtttgaggcataggtcgtactatcacccggttcaacattctcgttacttttctcaccatgcaaattccaacatgtataacttcgatcaattccatgcctcattagatgcgatgtcaactgaactgcgtcaacccgtttcccataacaacaacccaagcaaggacatatcattctactggggtcttcggcgtgcgcaacggcaaacttaacgaattctgataccccattctcgtactctctcgacaatcgattggaagacatccatgtattatccattactaattagaataaataaaaaacaatttcagaagagttcaaacacattcggacctaggtttctaatgatactggtgttgacacaaaatcaaatgttcataggtcgtataaccctaactactgggtaatgtagtcccattgcatgcactaaaacaaagctaaaacaaagcaatagtaaACGCGcagctaaaacaaagcaatagtaaaacaataacataaaactgaaattgcgcaaagctaaaacaaagcaatagtaaaagtaataatgtatgcatcgtgtacctttgattggtagaaggaggaaacgcgcagtaataatgtagatctaacagaggtggaaggaaaacgccttagaaccctaacgtgaaaaagaacgaaaataacagagagtgaaataacaaaatgcgcagtatgttataattttaatgtttactaaaggggaccttagagggagcttgtggaaaaaaagcgccctctaaagggggcctaagagggcgcttatggaagcgctctctaaggctttccagaagcgctttataagctggaaatgcacatggacttataacagcgctttattaaatGCGCCCTCTAAGGTAtttgctccttattttttcgcttcaccttagagggcgctttattaaaaaagcgccctctaaagggggcctaagagggcgcttatggaagcgctctctaaggctttccagaagcactttataagctggaaatgcacatggacttataacagcgctttattaaaagcgccctctaagggtaaccttagagggcgctttctaaaaagcgccatgtattgttgtccctctatctcctccttattttttcgcttcaccttagagggcgctttattacaaaagcgtcctctaaagtgcgctgtctattgctccttattttttcgcttcactttagagagcgcttttgtaataaagcgccctctaaggtgcgctgtctattccagtttttggcgtagtgtatcctccatttacaaagtcataaacATATGTAATGTGTAAAATAATAGCTTTCTGATGGTATAAAAGGAGGATTATTGGCATAATATCAAGGGGACATGGTTTGGCACAAGGAAAATATGCAATGAAATAAAAAGGGAGAAGAAATAAAAAGGGCCGCCCCTGTATTCGAATCGAAATAGATACGACAAACAAAATGGTAAGATTATGTAGTACATGATGCCAGCCCGGACACAATCGTAAAAAATGTCCCAGTGTTGGAGCAAACTCCAGAACATAATTATTGTCTCAACTTTTGATATACTTTTTATATGTAACTTATTTTATGTAACCATTTAATTTCATATTGAATataacattcatttcatattgaTTACAAATTTTGGTTACAACAAAACGAACACAAGCATACATTAAAcacgaaaaataaataaaatgactAAACACAACAACATATCTAGGAGATTACAATCATTATGACAATATCATCTAAAATATGCGTCATAACACGACAATCGCGGTCAGTTTTAACTAACTCCCAGACACGACGTTTTTCATCATTGTTGAACACGGTAACAAGTCTTTCAATTCTTCTAATCTTTTCACCGTCTTCATCTAACCAACAGATCAAACTCCTCTCAAGATGCTCGAAAGTCTCAGTGTTCCAAAGTCGGATCTTCATCGGAAGATTTACTGTCGAATAAAATAGATCAACATTTCTTTTAATGATATAagacattttaaagaaaaaattaaaGAGAGAGAAGATGAGTGGCAAATGATGGAGAGAAAATGacatatttataaataaaaaattagtTAAACATAGGCGTAAAGGGGAAGAGCGACTTTACTAAAGGCCAACATGCACCCGTCAGAGGAAATGTCACATCTCTTATGCAATATAGACATTGACAATGTCCAACATACATGCGCCAATGGTCATAGCGACTTAAGTCAATTTTAAGTGCATGTGTCATAGTCAATGACACATCCATGTAAATAAAAATATTTGACAcataattaatttaataaataatttaaaatattgGTTAGTTGagtattttatttaaaaaatctgattattttaaaaaaaatacatataCCAAACTCTattatatttatttgtttatatttaaagaaaaaaaagTTGTAAACACAAACAAACAATAAAAAAGAAGGTGTGAATAATATGAAATGTCGCATGGTTTGGAAAGTCAGAAAGAGACTCCTTAAGAAAGCATTTTGTATTATTCTCCCATTCTAGATATTTCAAATTTCAATCCATCGAGACCAAACGCTTTCTTTATTCCGTTCAAACGCTATTCGCTTTTTTTATccgttttttttttgttttctaTTTAAACCTCCTTCTTCTCCCTCATTTCTCCATTATCTATCTGTTCTCTGCATTTTTCTCGCTTCCGTAACTTCCCTGTAagttctctctttctctttcttttttcCATGTATAGTTTCTGATTTCTGGATCTGCATCAACCATCACTGTCCTTTCTATGGAAACTTTATTGATTTCTAACTAACTTCTTTTCTGACATTTTCTTTAAGTTAAGCAATAAAGTCCAAATGGAGAACGGGCACAACTTCCAGGAAGTTTCAAACCCGAAATATGATTGCCTATTGTTTGGTAACTCAAACTCCTCAATATTTTTCTCTTATAAGTTCTTTATGTTTCACATGTTTTAACAATTTGTTGTTGGTAATTTATAGATATTGATGACACACTTTACCCTCTGAATTCTGGAATGTCAGCGCATACAGCCAGAAATATTGAAGGTAATGTTATTATTTGGTGAATTGTTGTTGAAATATGAAGTTAGTTATTTATTTAAAATTGGTGTATTGTGTAGAGTATATGCTTCAAAAGCTTGGAATGGAGGCTGAGAAAGTTCCTGAGTTGTGTAATTCATTATACAAGACTTATGGGACAACAATGGCTGGTCTTAGGGTACTGTTTTGTTTTGTCTCAACCTTTTAATGAATTGTAGGAAAAGGAAAAACACTTTTTTTAATGAACTTGTGTCTTGTCTTCTTGTCAGGCAATTGGTTATGACTTTGACTATGATGACTTTCATAGGTAATTTTTTTGTTGAATTTTTCTGTccctttttatttttcatatttgtATGAGAGAAATTAGCATATTTGACATAATGTTTTGTGTGTTGAATATTGATATGAATAGTTCTGTTCATGGGAGATTGCCTTATAGTCTATTGAAACCGGACCCAGTTCTCAAGGGGATTTTGCAAAGCTTGCCTTGTAGGAAACTGGTAAGTTTCTTTCATGTTTCTTGACAATGCAAGTTTGGAGCAAGTCTCTATTTGTTGTATGTTTGTGTGTGATGATGTGTTATTTGTTTCTCTTTTGCAGGGTTTTACGAATGCGGACACGGGGCATGCGATAAGAGTGCTTAAAAGACTTGGGCTGGAGGACTGTTTTGAAAGAATTATAAGCTTTGATACTCTCAATTCCTCGGACGATATCAGACCTCCTGATGACAAAAATGGCGAAGAAATTTTTGATTTTTGCGAGTACACACGCCGGCCTGATTCTGGTATGGTGCTTCCAAAGACACCGGTTATCTGCAAACCCTTTGATAATGCATTTGAAAAGGCTTTCAAGTTGGCTGACATTGACCCTCAAAGAACAGTAAGAAATATTTCTTCCCTCATTAATTGCATGTGGTTGGTTATACATGAGAACATTTTCATTGTTCTTATTCTTTATTGTGACAAACAATATTTTATTTATgacttttttttctttctatttgTTGCTCTCTTCAGTTGTTCTTCGATGACAGTATCCGCAACTTAATGACAGCGAAACGTTTGGGCCTCCATACGGTTGCGGTGAGTAATCCCACCCAGTTACTTATGTCAACTGAACAAATAGTATTTGCATTTTGTTTGAGCACTTCAATTTAAGTATTATAATTAGTGTTCCACTTTAGAGTTATTCAACAGACATAGTTTGTATTTGATTTGTTTTTCACTTTTGAACATCAATTATTTTCCAAAGGAATGATATTTTGAAAGAAACAGTTTTAGTTTTATTTGGAGGATGGTCAAATGGCTCTCTGCTTCTATGCAATCAAAAATAGCCAGTTAAATGGAACTTGCAAATGTTTTGTTTGTCAACTATAAAAACTTGTTAAAGTGTCAATTGTAATACCGAAAAACTTGATACACACACATCACATTACATCAGTTAAATTAACTTGTACTCTACAAAGTGAGTTTAAATGTCAATTCCAAATATGGATGCAGGTGGGTACATCGGTGCGTAGTACAGGAGTGGATCATGCATTAGAGAGTATCCATAATATCAGAGAGGCATTTCCAGAGCTATGGGAAGCCGATGAGAAGAACGAGATTGTTAACTACAAAGTTGCAATTGAAACAACAGTAAAAGCATAGCTTATTTTTGTTTGTGGTGTCTTAAGTATAGTATAGTGGCCATGGCACCTAAGTAATTGTTATGTTTTTTTTGTATGATTGATCTTGTATTACGCTTAAACCCTTTGCATCTATAAAGTGTCAATTGAAACACAGATCTATAATGTCAATTATCTTATGCTCAACTTTTGGTCTTTGTTTAATGCAACGTAGAATAGAATGGAGGCAATGTAATAAAAATAACATAGTAAATCAATGTAACAACGAATAAAGCAATGGATATTCTTGAAGAGTAACTTCTAAAAGTTTATGTAAATTAAACTGTTCTCTACTAATATCAATATCTGAAAAACAATCCAACAAGGATCAACCTATTAATGAATACTTCTTTCCTGTGAAAGCTTGAAATTCTTTGGTTTTTGTCTTCTTCTTAGGTGACTCTTGACTTTCAGTTTTTAGAGAAACATTAGCTGCATTTCCTTTTGACCCAAAAACAAGCTTTCCAGAACTCTTGGTTTTATTTTCAGTTTGTTGTTGCTGCTGCTTTAGAATTGGAGTCGAACTTGCTTCAACTGACTGTGTGGCCGGTTTTCCATCCAAACGCCGTCCCGAACCACTGAATGGAATCACTTCAGGAGTCTTTGTTTCTGTCTCTTTCTCAACTGAAATGCAGAAGTCAAAATCTTCACTTGAAAACAGACACACAATATTTAAGCATGTTTCAAAAGATGATAAAAGAATCCAAACCTTGTGGAGATTCCTTATCAGACAAATCAGATGGCAAATTCTTCTCAGGTTCTTTGTAATCGAGAGGTGGGGCAAAATCAACCTCACAGTCTGTTTCAATTATAGAAATTGCGGGACAAGGTTTCGTTTCAACAACGTCAATGTAATACTTTTTGTTGTTATACGGAATCATTATAGTATGGCCAGTTGTTAAACACGAGTAACTCCTCAACGAAGTTTCTAACCTGAAAATGATCAAGGAAAAGAAACAAGATACAAATATGATACTTGAGAAACACGTAACTAGATAGGATATTATTCAATTATCACTCATACATTGCTTTTGGATTAGAGATATCTAGAAAATCTTTGGAGTGAGGCTGCAGTTTCACAAACTTTCCTTTGACAAGACTTGTGTTTTTCAGAGATACAATGTCTCCATTCTGTAACAGCATATCTTCCATCATCTGAAAATTACAACATAAAAACATCACATCTTACGTAAATAAAAACGGTTACTCAGTAAACTATGAAAGGAAAACATGTATACCCAATTTGGTAAGGACACCGTCCCTTCGTCAGCTGTGAATTCTAAAACTCCGCAGTGAGTAGTTCTATCAGCAGAAGAAGGATTTCTCAGTTCAAATAACATTGGATATTCTATGTTCATACGAGCTGCAAGATTTTAACAAGAATATGAGTATGAATTTAGGAGAGAAAAAATAATCAAATCGTTGAAACATGAGTTACGAATATAAACTTACCGAGGCGTTCTAAAGCCGAAGCAGGCATGATAACTGAAAGAAAAAAGAATTTGCATTAGCTATCAAAACTATCACAATGAATGATGATTGAAACAAAAGAATAAAATGTAACATGTTAGTGCGCATACTTTTATCACCACATTCCAGAATTGGCTGCAAAAAATCAGAAAAGAAAGAATCAGTATTATTGAATATTTTACAAAGATGAATTATGCTTATATTTGAAAACCATATGATGACATACCCTATCGAGAGATGAGACCGAAAAACAACGGTAAGTATGCTCAAAAATTGCATTCTGCCGCAGATTCCTCCCATACTCATGGATATCCTCGTTCAACCCATTTAGATGCTCATTCTGCCGCAGATTCCTCGGATACGGATGAATATCCTCAGAAAACTGATCTAGATCCTCATAAAAATCCTCATCCGACTGATCATCATCATATTCATACGAGTGATTACTTATTTGATCTTCAGACAAATTATTTTCAGGTGAAACATTATTCACCTCTTGCAAATCCTCATTCAACTGATTTTCATCCGAATTCTACAAGAAAAAAACAGTTAATGCAACCACATTAATAACCAAAGTAAAATAAGCAACAAAGAACTCAGCATTAACATATATATTCTGAATCAAGAACATacaaactaaaataaaaaagacaaATAAAATACCATATTGAGCTGAGAATCGATTAActgcaaaagaaaaacaaaaacaaaaacaactaTAAGCAACAAAAAAAACTGATGGTTAAAACTAACTAACAATAATCAAGTTTCATATATAGAACATTATCATCGCACTAACCTTGGAATAAGAAAAAACCAGCTAGTATTGTTAAACGAAGAAAGTCCAGTGCTTTGAAGAAAATTTCTAGTCTCAGAAACAAATAGTGGTTTGAGAAATAAGGTTTTTACTAATTTATATAATGGCATGTGAGAGGTTCAAAGGAATCCTAACAAATCCATTATTTTTTGCCTTAAAAATCTTAGATTTGTTATTCTAGATAATATAATTATTTCAGAAGATTTAATTATTCTCATCAATCTTGTTTATTTATAGATATATTTACTTTTTTAgatttaattattttataataattaataattatgTATCTCATATAATAATAGACCACATATATGAATTATTCAAtgaatttgaaaaataatttGTTTCATATAAATAAAATTTGAGAAAATAACAAACAATACATATAAACTACAAGTGTTGCAgtaataatataaattaattttagAATATCAACTTATATACTGTgaaatcaaattgaaaaatttTAAATGCttatatatatatctatatatatatatatatatatatatatatatatatatatatatatatatatatatatatatatatatatatatatatatatatatatatatatatatatatatatatatatatatatatatatatatatatatatatatatatatatatatatatatatatatgacatattcttgtaaatatatttttattaaacCCAAAATATAAATATCATATgttatttaaaatataaaagttcttaaataatttaaaaataattcCATGTCTAAATAAAGTTTAATAactttttatatttattttttaattatcTAATGAAAACTAATATTTCTACCTCTTAACTACTAGAAAAATCTAAACTTCTTTCTTCAATTAGTTAATAAAATGAAttcaaattaatatcattttatttatttattttaattttacatATTTTATAAATATAATCTATAACATTATACTTTTCAATTGAACGCTAAATTTTATAATATAAATATTagataaaaaaatattaaatatgttATATATTAAATTTGACATTTGACCCAATTAAAAAATGTGTTTAATGGTAGTGCACTGTCTGAGTAAAAAAATATTACACATGCAtccaatcaaaatattttaaaatgccaattcatataaataatttaaaatttaatagTTGATTGGGCGGGATACATGATTGTCATTGGTTGACAGTGTAAAAATAATTTACACGGTCAGTACACCATCCATTTTCTCTTAAAAAATATAAAACTTTTCCATgaatcaaataaaaatataaagtAATATATCTTTAACAGATTGTTTTCTagaatatttttataaatatttaatttgataaaattttgTATGGTTAGTCGtttatttattaaaattaaattcaTTAACAAAGATTAGTTGCcgtaattttttttaaataatcatgtttttaataataatattaaaataattattttttttcaaaatttctCAAATGCCTATATTTTAAATTAATGATGGTAAAAGAGTTAGAAGAATTGACAAACTTGTTTCGTACATCTCTATTGCATATGACAATGACGGTATCCAGCGTATGTGTGTGGCAGTTAAATATGACAATGATGTTAGGGATATTGTCACACCCCAAAATTTACCCCTAGATTTCATAATCATTTTCatcctagacatcattcatgcataactaacctcaagatcaagatatgcccgatttgtttcatatgtgaattagggtttcccttAAAGAGCTCAAAGGATTGATCAGTCAAAGTTTTGGATTGATCATCAATAAATCAAGTTCTCATACACTCAAAAGACTTCTCTCCATCAACAAATAAGTGTATTGTAGCCTAATCACAAGTGCATCAAGCTTCACTTTCATCTGGTTCACTAATTAGGGTTTCTCAACAACATTCAATTTCATCTGAGAATTTTGATCAAGACATGACTCAACACATTAAATTACATCCTTAGAGCACATCCCTGGCGTTCAATTGGCTCAAGAGTTTGAATTCATTGAAGATCGTGAAATtcaaattcatctgatacataacCAATGCACTGTAAAGTCAAACCTTTGACTTTTGAGatttatgatcaaatatgaacttctcaagttaaatttcatgagtatatttttaattgatgaatttgatcaagaaaaatcaagagaaatgaggttacttgcaaaaagggcaatcttgtaaacattgaaaatttcttaagtatccaaatttcatgttcaagtCCACTACTTTCTCAAGCCATAACTTCCAATACGAGCAGTCATTTTCTTTGCTCCAAATCAAAAATGAAATCTCTTGTTCCATACTTAAACTTTGTCCTAGAGGGTTGATTCCCTAAAAGTGCAAGTATTTTGAGTTATGAGGTCATAAAGTTGGTGTCTCAAGttgaaacacttagaaaattttcaagtcaATTTTGATCCCTATAAAGTAATAAACTTTACAGTCAGTTTTCATCATGATCCACTTTGATTCAGAAAAAACTaaaaacatgaaagttgtagagcaTGTATGGGCCTTTTCAAAAAGTACAAGTATATTTTTTTTCTCATGTATGAGCTATGAGTTTCGAAAATGGGAAGTTGGGGTTCCAAACTTGAATTTCAAATCATGTTCATGATGATTTTTTGGAGGAAAACCATTTCAAATGTGAAAATGTCTTGATTGCATGTCCTCTTGTGTATAAATCTCTCCATAATCATATGTTTATATGAATCCTAAGTGCATTACACAAAGAATTGAGGTTTTGTCCATTGCATTATACCATTTATGGATGAATTTGCAAAAGGTCACATTACTACTTTGATAAAGCAAGCTTTATGCCAATAACTCACTCTTTCACCCTTGAAACTTGTCCCTAAAGATCACAAACAATCTTAAGTGATCAGAAGCAACCTTGTAGAGGCTAGGGAAACATGGCAAACTCCTTGAAACTCCACAATTCATGCAAACTTCTCATTCATTCTCAACCAACACCATAACTTCACAACTTTTGTTTCTAACCAGTTCCAATCCCCATttcccctataaatagagggatcCCTTAAGCCTCAAAACACACAACAATTACCCCTCAACATTTCATCAAACTCCCATTCCATTAGAATTTGGAAAAACACACCATTTTTGCAAGTTCTCTAACCAAACTTATTCCCCATGTGTATCTTCCAAACAAACACCACAAATCATCTCTAGACACCATTTAGAGCATGTTTAATCACTTGAACAAGTTATGTATCCTCTATTTTATCATTCACCATTTCACTTCTTCATATTGCAAGAACATTTGTGTGAGATGATACAAATTATTTCTGGCCATTCTCATTGTTAAAACAC from Lathyrus oleraceus cultivar Zhongwan6 chromosome 7, CAAS_Psat_ZW6_1.0, whole genome shotgun sequence encodes the following:
- the LOC127103113 gene encoding uncharacterized protein C24B11.05; this encodes MENGHNFQEVSNPKYDCLLFDIDDTLYPLNSGMSAHTARNIEEYMLQKLGMEAEKVPELCNSLYKTYGTTMAGLRAIGYDFDYDDFHSSVHGRLPYSLLKPDPVLKGILQSLPCRKLGFTNADTGHAIRVLKRLGLEDCFERIISFDTLNSSDDIRPPDDKNGEEIFDFCEYTRRPDSGMVLPKTPVICKPFDNAFEKAFKLADIDPQRTLFFDDSIRNLMTAKRLGLHTVAVGTSVRSTGVDHALESIHNIREAFPELWEADEKNEIVNYKVAIETTVKA
- the LOC127103112 gene encoding uncharacterized protein LOC127103112 translates to MNSDENQLNEDLQEVNNVSPENNLSEDQISNHSYEYDDDQSDEDFYEDLDQFSEDIHPYPRNLRQNEHLNGLNEDIHEYGRNLRQNAIFEHTYRCFSVSSLDRPILECGDKIIMPASALERLARMNIEYPMLFELRNPSSADRTTHCGVLEFTADEGTVSLPNWMMEDMLLQNGDIVSLKNTSLVKGKFVKLQPHSKDFLDISNPKAMLETSLRSYSCLTTGHTIMIPYNNKKYYIDVVETKPCPAISIIETDCEVDFAPPLDYKEPEKNLPSDLSDKESPQVEKETETKTPEVIPFSGSGRRLDGKPATQSVEASSTPILKQQQQQTENKTKSSGKLVFGSKGNAANVSLKTESQESPKKKTKTKEFQAFTGKKYSLIG